The following are encoded together in the Malaya genurostris strain Urasoe2022 chromosome 3, Malgen_1.1, whole genome shotgun sequence genome:
- the LOC131439077 gene encoding myb-like protein Q isoform X1, with translation MTLIAMVGNEMRRRSRMKVLKILQSFSQGTFIAFVLSLLYCAGSLAEPGYLDFDNLPETNFTCAGKVIGGYYADLEASCQMFHVCTIGQGDEPMDIKFLCLNGTVFDQETRVCERVDEVDCTKSERFYYLNLELYGNTIIPAPEESSSEDTSSSASSPSSTTTTSTTTTTTTTRRPTTTTPSRRFIFNNSKGTPVGSSSTSVIPNQSYLTSTLKVPEQDEEYEYDDDYDDKGDSTGGSPSLPAIEEDGTFSPQLFTLQQQSQKPQPKPEVHTKPGSKPAVSFQQQHFQNGGTLAVTNSHVTVTTHTSNNSSTSKKGSQQFNLSQKEKIVLEHQKAQQQQAFLQQQMIAKQHEELQKKQQEAAVQQQQKAIQQQQKQVQQHESEIKNHQALLILHQQKIARQQQKQAPTTTRAPIYNPYVTINPQQQQQTHVPKRIPLLQGVSSSQSQEVHQQSPIASQLAPFRLRAQGFRLPSQQRPDMFEHDDRFEGYRRQPPPQVSLHLPFEEFRHQKDISLQFDPDEEDLTQIPQHKELKRSGPPFHSSIHGDNTPSPPTQSSKSSSVDTAMKPSESKPVTAATSKAGIFQDDTVEYDYEDYSSEDIPKPAKNPSLDSVKSSTNSEIVVASKRSGEDQLSVHTISSGDHTSKSSNPSSSGSSSSSSSSSSSSSRNNNISINGSSSNNSKNKANTSRFIINNEHHKSPTNSYSRSHTEQLYDNRPPSGTVTPRMRQNYHVQSPKVIVTTSTSIRDNNGRTINYSVSSNNLSAISTTSSSLLTVKGLSGSSRTYDEYKEDDVRSDPFFLDVPKVATSTSRLKRHTSIQRKRKKQFFFIVPRFM, from the exons ATGCGGCGTAGATCTAGAATgaaggttttgaaaattttgcaatCATTCTCGCAAG GAACCTTCATTGCATTTGTGTTATCACTTTTGTACTGTGCAGGAAGTCTAGCAGAACCGGGT TATCTAGACTTTGATAACCTTCCGGAGACCAACTTCACATGCGCTGGTAAAGTGATCGGTGGATACTATGCTGATCTGGAAGCATCTTGTCAAATGTTCCACGTCTGTACCATCGGTCAAGGTGACGAGCCAATGGATATCAAGTTCCTCTGTCTCAATGGCACGGTATTCGATCAGGAAACACGTGTTTGTGAACGTGTTGATGAGGTCGATTGCACCAAATCGGAGAGATTTTATTACTTGAACTTGGAGCTCTATGGAAATACTATCATTCCGGCCCCAGAGG AAAGCAGTTCGGAAGACACCTCTAGTAGTGCCAGTAGTCCGTCATCAACAACTACCACTtctacaacaacgacaacaacgactacCAGAAGACCAACAACGACAACGCCATCGCGCAGATTCATCTTCAATAACAGTAAAGGGACTCCAGTAGGGTCGTCAAGCACATCAGTCATTCCAAATCAATCATATTTGACTTCGACATTGAAGGTGCCCGAACAAGATgaagaatacgaatatgacgatGACTATGATGATAAGGGAGATTCAACCGGTGGAAGTCCTTCACTGCCAGCAATCGAGGAAGACGGAACTTTTTCACCTCAGCTGTTCACACTGCAACAACAAAGTCAAAAACCTCAACCAAAACCGGAAGTCCACACCAAACCTGGTTCTAAACCCGCCGTGTCATTCCAACAACAACACTTCCAAAATGGAGGAACACTTGCTGTAACCAACTCCCATGTAACTGTCACCACGCATACCAGCAATAATTCCAGCACTTCCAAAAAAGGTTCCCAGCAGTTTAATTTAtcacaaaaagaaaaaatagttcTGGAGCATCAGAAAGCCCAACAACAGCAAGCCTTCCTTCAACAACAGATGATTGCAAAACAACACGAAGAGTTACAAAAGAAACAGCAGGAAGCTGCAGTTCAACAGCAACAGAAAGCTATTCAGCAACAGCAGAAACAGGTACAGCAGCACGAATCTGAGATAAAAAACCACCAAGCATTGCTGATTCTTCATCAGCAGAAAATTGCACGTCAACAACAAAAGCAAGCTCCCACCACAACAAGAGCTCCGATTTACAATCCATATGTGACGATCAATCCTCAGCAACAGCAACAAACTCATGTACCAAAGAGAATTCCACTGTTACAAGGCGTATCATCTTCACAGTCGCAAGAAGTACACCAGCAATCACCTATTGCATCACAACTGGCACCATTTCGATTGCGAGCTCAGGGCTTCAGGCTTCCTTCCCAGCAACGGCCCGATATGTTCGAGCATGACGATCGCTTCGAGGGATACCGAAGGCAGCCACCACCACAG GTCTCCTTACATCTACCCTTTGAAGAGTTTCGACATCAGAAAGACATCTCACTTCAGTTCGACCCTGATGAGGAAGACCTTACTCAAATCCCTCAACACAAGGAGCTCAAACGGTCCGGTCCACCATTCCACAGCTCAATCCATGGGGACAACACACCATCACCTCCCACTCAAAGCTCAAAGTCGTCCTCTGTTGATACAGCGATGAAACCAAGCGAGTCCAAACCGGTAACTGCAGCAACCTCAAAAGCTGGTATCTTTCAGGACGACACTGTGGAGTACGACTATGAAGACTATAGCTCTGAGGATATCCCGAAACCAGCAAAGAATCCTAGTTTAGATAGCGTTAAGTCAAGCACAAATAGCGAAATTGTTGTGGCAAGTAAACGCTCTGGAGAGGATCAACTTAGCGTGCATACAATTAGTTCCGGTGACCACACTAGTAAGTCAAGCAATCCAAGCAGTagtggtagtagtagtagtagtagtagtagtagcagtagtagtagtagaaataataatattagtATCAATGGTAGCAGTAGTAATAACTCTAAGAATAAAGCAAACACTAGTAGatttattattaataacgaacacCACAAGAGCCCAACCAATTCATATAGCCGAAGTCACACCGAACAACTGTATGACAATCGACCACCCAGCGGAACAGTAACACCCCGAATGCGGCAAAACTATCACGTTCAATCTCCAAAAGTGATTGTCACGACTAGCACCTCTATTCGGGATAACAACGGACGAACAATCAACTATTCTGTCAGTAGTAACAATCTATCTGCGATATCGACAACCTCTTCTAGCCTACTGACAGTCAAAGGCCTTTCCGGGTCCTCTCGGACCTACGACGAATATAAAGAAGATGATGTTCGATCAGATCCTTTCTTCCTGGACGTGCCGAAAGTAGCCACCAGTACCAGTCGGTTGAAACGTCATACGTCTATCCAACGAAAAAGAAAGAAACAATTTTTCTTCATTGTTCCTCGATTT
- the LOC131439077 gene encoding myb-like protein Q isoform X2 codes for MASGSKKMRRRSRMKVLKILQSFSQGTFIAFVLSLLYCAGSLAEPGYLDFDNLPETNFTCAGKVIGGYYADLEASCQMFHVCTIGQGDEPMDIKFLCLNGTVFDQETRVCERVDEVDCTKSERFYYLNLELYGNTIIPAPEESSSEDTSSSASSPSSTTTTSTTTTTTTTRRPTTTTPSRRFIFNNSKGTPVGSSSTSVIPNQSYLTSTLKVPEQDEEYEYDDDYDDKGDSTGGSPSLPAIEEDGTFSPQLFTLQQQSQKPQPKPEVHTKPGSKPAVSFQQQHFQNGGTLAVTNSHVTVTTHTSNNSSTSKKGSQQFNLSQKEKIVLEHQKAQQQQAFLQQQMIAKQHEELQKKQQEAAVQQQQKAIQQQQKQVQQHESEIKNHQALLILHQQKIARQQQKQAPTTTRAPIYNPYVTINPQQQQQTHVPKRIPLLQGVSSSQSQEVHQQSPIASQLAPFRLRAQGFRLPSQQRPDMFEHDDRFEGYRRQPPPQVSLHLPFEEFRHQKDISLQFDPDEEDLTQIPQHKELKRSGPPFHSSIHGDNTPSPPTQSSKSSSVDTAMKPSESKPVTAATSKAGIFQDDTVEYDYEDYSSEDIPKPAKNPSLDSVKSSTNSEIVVASKRSGEDQLSVHTISSGDHTSKSSNPSSSGSSSSSSSSSSSSSRNNNISINGSSSNNSKNKANTSRFIINNEHHKSPTNSYSRSHTEQLYDNRPPSGTVTPRMRQNYHVQSPKVIVTTSTSIRDNNGRTINYSVSSNNLSAISTTSSSLLTVKGLSGSSRTYDEYKEDDVRSDPFFLDVPKVATSTSRLKRHTSIQRKRKKQFFFIVPRFM; via the exons ATGCGGCGTAGATCTAGAATgaaggttttgaaaattttgcaatCATTCTCGCAAG GAACCTTCATTGCATTTGTGTTATCACTTTTGTACTGTGCAGGAAGTCTAGCAGAACCGGGT TATCTAGACTTTGATAACCTTCCGGAGACCAACTTCACATGCGCTGGTAAAGTGATCGGTGGATACTATGCTGATCTGGAAGCATCTTGTCAAATGTTCCACGTCTGTACCATCGGTCAAGGTGACGAGCCAATGGATATCAAGTTCCTCTGTCTCAATGGCACGGTATTCGATCAGGAAACACGTGTTTGTGAACGTGTTGATGAGGTCGATTGCACCAAATCGGAGAGATTTTATTACTTGAACTTGGAGCTCTATGGAAATACTATCATTCCGGCCCCAGAGG AAAGCAGTTCGGAAGACACCTCTAGTAGTGCCAGTAGTCCGTCATCAACAACTACCACTtctacaacaacgacaacaacgactacCAGAAGACCAACAACGACAACGCCATCGCGCAGATTCATCTTCAATAACAGTAAAGGGACTCCAGTAGGGTCGTCAAGCACATCAGTCATTCCAAATCAATCATATTTGACTTCGACATTGAAGGTGCCCGAACAAGATgaagaatacgaatatgacgatGACTATGATGATAAGGGAGATTCAACCGGTGGAAGTCCTTCACTGCCAGCAATCGAGGAAGACGGAACTTTTTCACCTCAGCTGTTCACACTGCAACAACAAAGTCAAAAACCTCAACCAAAACCGGAAGTCCACACCAAACCTGGTTCTAAACCCGCCGTGTCATTCCAACAACAACACTTCCAAAATGGAGGAACACTTGCTGTAACCAACTCCCATGTAACTGTCACCACGCATACCAGCAATAATTCCAGCACTTCCAAAAAAGGTTCCCAGCAGTTTAATTTAtcacaaaaagaaaaaatagttcTGGAGCATCAGAAAGCCCAACAACAGCAAGCCTTCCTTCAACAACAGATGATTGCAAAACAACACGAAGAGTTACAAAAGAAACAGCAGGAAGCTGCAGTTCAACAGCAACAGAAAGCTATTCAGCAACAGCAGAAACAGGTACAGCAGCACGAATCTGAGATAAAAAACCACCAAGCATTGCTGATTCTTCATCAGCAGAAAATTGCACGTCAACAACAAAAGCAAGCTCCCACCACAACAAGAGCTCCGATTTACAATCCATATGTGACGATCAATCCTCAGCAACAGCAACAAACTCATGTACCAAAGAGAATTCCACTGTTACAAGGCGTATCATCTTCACAGTCGCAAGAAGTACACCAGCAATCACCTATTGCATCACAACTGGCACCATTTCGATTGCGAGCTCAGGGCTTCAGGCTTCCTTCCCAGCAACGGCCCGATATGTTCGAGCATGACGATCGCTTCGAGGGATACCGAAGGCAGCCACCACCACAG GTCTCCTTACATCTACCCTTTGAAGAGTTTCGACATCAGAAAGACATCTCACTTCAGTTCGACCCTGATGAGGAAGACCTTACTCAAATCCCTCAACACAAGGAGCTCAAACGGTCCGGTCCACCATTCCACAGCTCAATCCATGGGGACAACACACCATCACCTCCCACTCAAAGCTCAAAGTCGTCCTCTGTTGATACAGCGATGAAACCAAGCGAGTCCAAACCGGTAACTGCAGCAACCTCAAAAGCTGGTATCTTTCAGGACGACACTGTGGAGTACGACTATGAAGACTATAGCTCTGAGGATATCCCGAAACCAGCAAAGAATCCTAGTTTAGATAGCGTTAAGTCAAGCACAAATAGCGAAATTGTTGTGGCAAGTAAACGCTCTGGAGAGGATCAACTTAGCGTGCATACAATTAGTTCCGGTGACCACACTAGTAAGTCAAGCAATCCAAGCAGTagtggtagtagtagtagtagtagtagtagtagcagtagtagtagtagaaataataatattagtATCAATGGTAGCAGTAGTAATAACTCTAAGAATAAAGCAAACACTAGTAGatttattattaataacgaacacCACAAGAGCCCAACCAATTCATATAGCCGAAGTCACACCGAACAACTGTATGACAATCGACCACCCAGCGGAACAGTAACACCCCGAATGCGGCAAAACTATCACGTTCAATCTCCAAAAGTGATTGTCACGACTAGCACCTCTATTCGGGATAACAACGGACGAACAATCAACTATTCTGTCAGTAGTAACAATCTATCTGCGATATCGACAACCTCTTCTAGCCTACTGACAGTCAAAGGCCTTTCCGGGTCCTCTCGGACCTACGACGAATATAAAGAAGATGATGTTCGATCAGATCCTTTCTTCCTGGACGTGCCGAAAGTAGCCACCAGTACCAGTCGGTTGAAACGTCATACGTCTATCCAACGAAAAAGAAAGAAACAATTTTTCTTCATTGTTCCTCGATTT
- the LOC131439077 gene encoding myb-like protein Q isoform X3 — protein MTLIAMMRRRSRMKVLKILQSFSQGTFIAFVLSLLYCAGSLAEPGYLDFDNLPETNFTCAGKVIGGYYADLEASCQMFHVCTIGQGDEPMDIKFLCLNGTVFDQETRVCERVDEVDCTKSERFYYLNLELYGNTIIPAPEESSSEDTSSSASSPSSTTTTSTTTTTTTTRRPTTTTPSRRFIFNNSKGTPVGSSSTSVIPNQSYLTSTLKVPEQDEEYEYDDDYDDKGDSTGGSPSLPAIEEDGTFSPQLFTLQQQSQKPQPKPEVHTKPGSKPAVSFQQQHFQNGGTLAVTNSHVTVTTHTSNNSSTSKKGSQQFNLSQKEKIVLEHQKAQQQQAFLQQQMIAKQHEELQKKQQEAAVQQQQKAIQQQQKQVQQHESEIKNHQALLILHQQKIARQQQKQAPTTTRAPIYNPYVTINPQQQQQTHVPKRIPLLQGVSSSQSQEVHQQSPIASQLAPFRLRAQGFRLPSQQRPDMFEHDDRFEGYRRQPPPQVSLHLPFEEFRHQKDISLQFDPDEEDLTQIPQHKELKRSGPPFHSSIHGDNTPSPPTQSSKSSSVDTAMKPSESKPVTAATSKAGIFQDDTVEYDYEDYSSEDIPKPAKNPSLDSVKSSTNSEIVVASKRSGEDQLSVHTISSGDHTSKSSNPSSSGSSSSSSSSSSSSSRNNNISINGSSSNNSKNKANTSRFIINNEHHKSPTNSYSRSHTEQLYDNRPPSGTVTPRMRQNYHVQSPKVIVTTSTSIRDNNGRTINYSVSSNNLSAISTTSSSLLTVKGLSGSSRTYDEYKEDDVRSDPFFLDVPKVATSTSRLKRHTSIQRKRKKQFFFIVPRFM, from the exons ATGCGGCGTAGATCTAGAATgaaggttttgaaaattttgcaatCATTCTCGCAAG GAACCTTCATTGCATTTGTGTTATCACTTTTGTACTGTGCAGGAAGTCTAGCAGAACCGGGT TATCTAGACTTTGATAACCTTCCGGAGACCAACTTCACATGCGCTGGTAAAGTGATCGGTGGATACTATGCTGATCTGGAAGCATCTTGTCAAATGTTCCACGTCTGTACCATCGGTCAAGGTGACGAGCCAATGGATATCAAGTTCCTCTGTCTCAATGGCACGGTATTCGATCAGGAAACACGTGTTTGTGAACGTGTTGATGAGGTCGATTGCACCAAATCGGAGAGATTTTATTACTTGAACTTGGAGCTCTATGGAAATACTATCATTCCGGCCCCAGAGG AAAGCAGTTCGGAAGACACCTCTAGTAGTGCCAGTAGTCCGTCATCAACAACTACCACTtctacaacaacgacaacaacgactacCAGAAGACCAACAACGACAACGCCATCGCGCAGATTCATCTTCAATAACAGTAAAGGGACTCCAGTAGGGTCGTCAAGCACATCAGTCATTCCAAATCAATCATATTTGACTTCGACATTGAAGGTGCCCGAACAAGATgaagaatacgaatatgacgatGACTATGATGATAAGGGAGATTCAACCGGTGGAAGTCCTTCACTGCCAGCAATCGAGGAAGACGGAACTTTTTCACCTCAGCTGTTCACACTGCAACAACAAAGTCAAAAACCTCAACCAAAACCGGAAGTCCACACCAAACCTGGTTCTAAACCCGCCGTGTCATTCCAACAACAACACTTCCAAAATGGAGGAACACTTGCTGTAACCAACTCCCATGTAACTGTCACCACGCATACCAGCAATAATTCCAGCACTTCCAAAAAAGGTTCCCAGCAGTTTAATTTAtcacaaaaagaaaaaatagttcTGGAGCATCAGAAAGCCCAACAACAGCAAGCCTTCCTTCAACAACAGATGATTGCAAAACAACACGAAGAGTTACAAAAGAAACAGCAGGAAGCTGCAGTTCAACAGCAACAGAAAGCTATTCAGCAACAGCAGAAACAGGTACAGCAGCACGAATCTGAGATAAAAAACCACCAAGCATTGCTGATTCTTCATCAGCAGAAAATTGCACGTCAACAACAAAAGCAAGCTCCCACCACAACAAGAGCTCCGATTTACAATCCATATGTGACGATCAATCCTCAGCAACAGCAACAAACTCATGTACCAAAGAGAATTCCACTGTTACAAGGCGTATCATCTTCACAGTCGCAAGAAGTACACCAGCAATCACCTATTGCATCACAACTGGCACCATTTCGATTGCGAGCTCAGGGCTTCAGGCTTCCTTCCCAGCAACGGCCCGATATGTTCGAGCATGACGATCGCTTCGAGGGATACCGAAGGCAGCCACCACCACAG GTCTCCTTACATCTACCCTTTGAAGAGTTTCGACATCAGAAAGACATCTCACTTCAGTTCGACCCTGATGAGGAAGACCTTACTCAAATCCCTCAACACAAGGAGCTCAAACGGTCCGGTCCACCATTCCACAGCTCAATCCATGGGGACAACACACCATCACCTCCCACTCAAAGCTCAAAGTCGTCCTCTGTTGATACAGCGATGAAACCAAGCGAGTCCAAACCGGTAACTGCAGCAACCTCAAAAGCTGGTATCTTTCAGGACGACACTGTGGAGTACGACTATGAAGACTATAGCTCTGAGGATATCCCGAAACCAGCAAAGAATCCTAGTTTAGATAGCGTTAAGTCAAGCACAAATAGCGAAATTGTTGTGGCAAGTAAACGCTCTGGAGAGGATCAACTTAGCGTGCATACAATTAGTTCCGGTGACCACACTAGTAAGTCAAGCAATCCAAGCAGTagtggtagtagtagtagtagtagtagtagtagcagtagtagtagtagaaataataatattagtATCAATGGTAGCAGTAGTAATAACTCTAAGAATAAAGCAAACACTAGTAGatttattattaataacgaacacCACAAGAGCCCAACCAATTCATATAGCCGAAGTCACACCGAACAACTGTATGACAATCGACCACCCAGCGGAACAGTAACACCCCGAATGCGGCAAAACTATCACGTTCAATCTCCAAAAGTGATTGTCACGACTAGCACCTCTATTCGGGATAACAACGGACGAACAATCAACTATTCTGTCAGTAGTAACAATCTATCTGCGATATCGACAACCTCTTCTAGCCTACTGACAGTCAAAGGCCTTTCCGGGTCCTCTCGGACCTACGACGAATATAAAGAAGATGATGTTCGATCAGATCCTTTCTTCCTGGACGTGCCGAAAGTAGCCACCAGTACCAGTCGGTTGAAACGTCATACGTCTATCCAACGAAAAAGAAAGAAACAATTTTTCTTCATTGTTCCTCGATTT
- the LOC131439077 gene encoding myb-like protein Q isoform X4: MRRRSRMKVLKILQSFSQGTFIAFVLSLLYCAGSLAEPGYLDFDNLPETNFTCAGKVIGGYYADLEASCQMFHVCTIGQGDEPMDIKFLCLNGTVFDQETRVCERVDEVDCTKSERFYYLNLELYGNTIIPAPEESSSEDTSSSASSPSSTTTTSTTTTTTTTRRPTTTTPSRRFIFNNSKGTPVGSSSTSVIPNQSYLTSTLKVPEQDEEYEYDDDYDDKGDSTGGSPSLPAIEEDGTFSPQLFTLQQQSQKPQPKPEVHTKPGSKPAVSFQQQHFQNGGTLAVTNSHVTVTTHTSNNSSTSKKGSQQFNLSQKEKIVLEHQKAQQQQAFLQQQMIAKQHEELQKKQQEAAVQQQQKAIQQQQKQVQQHESEIKNHQALLILHQQKIARQQQKQAPTTTRAPIYNPYVTINPQQQQQTHVPKRIPLLQGVSSSQSQEVHQQSPIASQLAPFRLRAQGFRLPSQQRPDMFEHDDRFEGYRRQPPPQVSLHLPFEEFRHQKDISLQFDPDEEDLTQIPQHKELKRSGPPFHSSIHGDNTPSPPTQSSKSSSVDTAMKPSESKPVTAATSKAGIFQDDTVEYDYEDYSSEDIPKPAKNPSLDSVKSSTNSEIVVASKRSGEDQLSVHTISSGDHTSKSSNPSSSGSSSSSSSSSSSSSRNNNISINGSSSNNSKNKANTSRFIINNEHHKSPTNSYSRSHTEQLYDNRPPSGTVTPRMRQNYHVQSPKVIVTTSTSIRDNNGRTINYSVSSNNLSAISTTSSSLLTVKGLSGSSRTYDEYKEDDVRSDPFFLDVPKVATSTSRLKRHTSIQRKRKKQFFFIVPRFM; the protein is encoded by the exons ATGCGGCGTAGATCTAGAATgaaggttttgaaaattttgcaatCATTCTCGCAAG GAACCTTCATTGCATTTGTGTTATCACTTTTGTACTGTGCAGGAAGTCTAGCAGAACCGGGT TATCTAGACTTTGATAACCTTCCGGAGACCAACTTCACATGCGCTGGTAAAGTGATCGGTGGATACTATGCTGATCTGGAAGCATCTTGTCAAATGTTCCACGTCTGTACCATCGGTCAAGGTGACGAGCCAATGGATATCAAGTTCCTCTGTCTCAATGGCACGGTATTCGATCAGGAAACACGTGTTTGTGAACGTGTTGATGAGGTCGATTGCACCAAATCGGAGAGATTTTATTACTTGAACTTGGAGCTCTATGGAAATACTATCATTCCGGCCCCAGAGG AAAGCAGTTCGGAAGACACCTCTAGTAGTGCCAGTAGTCCGTCATCAACAACTACCACTtctacaacaacgacaacaacgactacCAGAAGACCAACAACGACAACGCCATCGCGCAGATTCATCTTCAATAACAGTAAAGGGACTCCAGTAGGGTCGTCAAGCACATCAGTCATTCCAAATCAATCATATTTGACTTCGACATTGAAGGTGCCCGAACAAGATgaagaatacgaatatgacgatGACTATGATGATAAGGGAGATTCAACCGGTGGAAGTCCTTCACTGCCAGCAATCGAGGAAGACGGAACTTTTTCACCTCAGCTGTTCACACTGCAACAACAAAGTCAAAAACCTCAACCAAAACCGGAAGTCCACACCAAACCTGGTTCTAAACCCGCCGTGTCATTCCAACAACAACACTTCCAAAATGGAGGAACACTTGCTGTAACCAACTCCCATGTAACTGTCACCACGCATACCAGCAATAATTCCAGCACTTCCAAAAAAGGTTCCCAGCAGTTTAATTTAtcacaaaaagaaaaaatagttcTGGAGCATCAGAAAGCCCAACAACAGCAAGCCTTCCTTCAACAACAGATGATTGCAAAACAACACGAAGAGTTACAAAAGAAACAGCAGGAAGCTGCAGTTCAACAGCAACAGAAAGCTATTCAGCAACAGCAGAAACAGGTACAGCAGCACGAATCTGAGATAAAAAACCACCAAGCATTGCTGATTCTTCATCAGCAGAAAATTGCACGTCAACAACAAAAGCAAGCTCCCACCACAACAAGAGCTCCGATTTACAATCCATATGTGACGATCAATCCTCAGCAACAGCAACAAACTCATGTACCAAAGAGAATTCCACTGTTACAAGGCGTATCATCTTCACAGTCGCAAGAAGTACACCAGCAATCACCTATTGCATCACAACTGGCACCATTTCGATTGCGAGCTCAGGGCTTCAGGCTTCCTTCCCAGCAACGGCCCGATATGTTCGAGCATGACGATCGCTTCGAGGGATACCGAAGGCAGCCACCACCACAG GTCTCCTTACATCTACCCTTTGAAGAGTTTCGACATCAGAAAGACATCTCACTTCAGTTCGACCCTGATGAGGAAGACCTTACTCAAATCCCTCAACACAAGGAGCTCAAACGGTCCGGTCCACCATTCCACAGCTCAATCCATGGGGACAACACACCATCACCTCCCACTCAAAGCTCAAAGTCGTCCTCTGTTGATACAGCGATGAAACCAAGCGAGTCCAAACCGGTAACTGCAGCAACCTCAAAAGCTGGTATCTTTCAGGACGACACTGTGGAGTACGACTATGAAGACTATAGCTCTGAGGATATCCCGAAACCAGCAAAGAATCCTAGTTTAGATAGCGTTAAGTCAAGCACAAATAGCGAAATTGTTGTGGCAAGTAAACGCTCTGGAGAGGATCAACTTAGCGTGCATACAATTAGTTCCGGTGACCACACTAGTAAGTCAAGCAATCCAAGCAGTagtggtagtagtagtagtagtagtagtagtagcagtagtagtagtagaaataataatattagtATCAATGGTAGCAGTAGTAATAACTCTAAGAATAAAGCAAACACTAGTAGatttattattaataacgaacacCACAAGAGCCCAACCAATTCATATAGCCGAAGTCACACCGAACAACTGTATGACAATCGACCACCCAGCGGAACAGTAACACCCCGAATGCGGCAAAACTATCACGTTCAATCTCCAAAAGTGATTGTCACGACTAGCACCTCTATTCGGGATAACAACGGACGAACAATCAACTATTCTGTCAGTAGTAACAATCTATCTGCGATATCGACAACCTCTTCTAGCCTACTGACAGTCAAAGGCCTTTCCGGGTCCTCTCGGACCTACGACGAATATAAAGAAGATGATGTTCGATCAGATCCTTTCTTCCTGGACGTGCCGAAAGTAGCCACCAGTACCAGTCGGTTGAAACGTCATACGTCTATCCAACGAAAAAGAAAGAAACAATTTTTCTTCATTGTTCCTCGATTT